In Ruminococcaceae bacterium BL-6, a genomic segment contains:
- the mnmE gene encoding tRNA modification GTPase MnmE encodes MERETTIAAISTAQAPAGIGIIRISGPQAREAADRVFVSPHGRKIREASGYTMLYGHVYGGKGSGREKLDEAVALVYAAPASFTGEDVVELSCHGGLFVLRRVLAAVLEAGAVPAGPGEFTRRAFLNGKMDLTEAESVMQIIGAKGEQAARAALAGYDGALFRRISKIRDSLLDTAAHLSAWADYPEDDIPEVSPESLLSVLSEAKEELSRLLDQFDAGRVLREGVDTVIVGRPNVGKSTLMNLLAGCERSIVTSFPGTTRDVVEDTVVLGGIPLRLADTAGIRPTDDPVESIGVNRAKKRIRSAELALAVFDLSRELNGEDKELIRELEGIPAVAVLNKSDLSEKLDVEYIKNKFKQIVYLSALTGEGLSQLEKAVSELFRTSELNPSEGILFTERQRDAARRAAGELSAALSALRSGMTLDAVTVSVEAAVSALLELTGERATTAIVDSVFAHFCVGK; translated from the coding sequence ATGGAACGGGAGACGACGATCGCGGCGATCTCCACCGCGCAGGCTCCGGCGGGGATCGGGATCATCCGGATCTCCGGCCCGCAGGCGCGCGAGGCTGCGGACCGGGTGTTCGTATCGCCCCACGGCAGAAAAATCCGCGAAGCATCCGGCTACACGATGCTTTACGGGCATGTATACGGCGGAAAAGGCTCCGGCCGGGAAAAGCTGGATGAAGCGGTCGCCCTGGTTTATGCCGCCCCCGCCAGCTTCACGGGGGAAGACGTCGTCGAGCTTTCCTGCCACGGCGGGCTTTTCGTGCTCCGCCGCGTCCTTGCCGCGGTGCTGGAGGCGGGGGCCGTTCCCGCGGGGCCGGGCGAATTTACCCGCCGGGCGTTTCTGAACGGGAAAATGGACCTGACCGAGGCCGAATCGGTGATGCAGATCATCGGAGCCAAAGGGGAGCAGGCCGCCCGCGCCGCGCTGGCCGGGTACGACGGGGCGCTGTTCCGCCGCATTTCGAAAATACGGGACAGCCTTTTGGACACAGCCGCCCATCTTTCCGCCTGGGCGGATTATCCGGAGGACGATATCCCGGAAGTCAGCCCGGAATCGCTTTTGTCCGTCCTTTCCGAAGCAAAGGAGGAGCTTTCCCGCCTGCTGGATCAGTTCGACGCCGGCCGCGTTCTGCGCGAGGGCGTCGATACCGTGATCGTGGGGAGGCCGAACGTCGGAAAATCCACATTGATGAACCTGCTCGCGGGTTGCGAGCGTTCGATCGTCACCAGTTTTCCCGGCACGACCCGCGACGTCGTGGAGGATACGGTCGTCCTCGGCGGCATTCCGCTTCGCCTTGCCGACACCGCCGGAATCCGGCCCACCGACGACCCTGTGGAGAGCATCGGGGTGAACCGCGCGAAGAAGCGCATCCGGTCGGCGGAGCTGGCGCTTGCGGTTTTCGATCTTTCCCGGGAGCTCAACGGGGAAGACAAGGAGCTGATCCGGGAGCTGGAGGGGATTCCCGCTGTGGCGGTGCTGAATAAGAGCGATTTGAGCGAAAAGCTCGACGTTGAGTATATTAAAAACAAATTTAAACAAATCGTATATTTATCAGCCTTGACGGGGGAAGGGCTGTCTCAGCTTGAGAAGGCGGTTTCGGAGCTGTTCCGTACGTCGGAGCTGAACCCGTCGGAGGGAATCCTGTTTACGGAACGGCAGCGCGACGCCGCGCGGAGGGCCGCCGGGGAGCTTTCTGCCGCGTTGTCGGCGCTTCGTTCCGGCATGACGCTCGACGCCGTAACGGTTTCGGTTGAGGCGGCGGTGTCCGCGCTTTTGGAGCTGACCGGGGAGCGTGCCACCACGGCGATCGTGGATTCGGTGTTTGCCCATTTTTGTGTCGGAAAATAA